A window of the Sporosarcina sp. FSL K6-2383 genome harbors these coding sequences:
- a CDS encoding replication protein encodes MASPQKENGFTGIANEILEAVQKYKFSLNEMKIIMCVWRFTYGFNRKSHAMSLSFLENHTGLSRSRINASLKKLIEDNVLKKVEYGDAKRTNSYKFNKHYNTWGIEKYASFTSVQDVTVTSVQIDTSNGVQNETTTSVQDVTVTSVQIDTQERKVKEILNKDIKTEEKKDAVEDDSSENYLRKLLNRFVELRAFGFDFKPADLNAAKEIQAAGVPLLEAISSLEESFRNYNPRHARDRIHSLSYCVGFILDRHFPAQNKSRKSTREEITPEWFGKEERAVPVARVSDIDIERERQQLLQELRGEKTV; translated from the coding sequence GTGGCAAGCCCGCAAAAAGAAAATGGTTTTACAGGAATAGCTAATGAAATATTGGAAGCGGTTCAGAAGTACAAATTTTCGTTAAATGAAATGAAAATAATTATGTGCGTATGGAGATTCACATATGGATTCAATCGTAAATCCCATGCAATGTCACTATCTTTTCTTGAAAATCATACAGGTTTGAGTAGGAGTCGGATAAATGCTTCTTTAAAGAAATTAATTGAGGATAATGTGCTTAAAAAAGTGGAATACGGGGATGCGAAGCGTACCAATTCTTACAAATTCAACAAACACTATAACACTTGGGGAATCGAAAAATATGCATCGTTTACTAGTGTACAAGACGTTACTGTCACTAGTGTACAAATTGATACTAGTAATGGTGTACAAAATGAAACTACCACTAGTGTACAAGACGTTACTGTCACTAGTGTACAAATTGATACCCAAGAAAGAAAGGTTAAAGAAATACTAAATAAAGATATAAAGACAGAGGAAAAGAAAGACGCCGTTGAAGATGATTCATCAGAAAATTATCTTCGTAAGTTATTAAATCGTTTTGTAGAATTGCGTGCATTCGGATTTGATTTCAAACCCGCTGACTTGAATGCCGCAAAAGAAATTCAAGCTGCAGGCGTTCCGCTCTTGGAAGCTATTAGCAGCTTGGAAGAATCGTTCAGGAATTACAACCCTCGACACGCAAGGGATCGGATTCACTCGTTGTCGTATTGCGTTGGATTTATTCTTGACCGACATTTCCCTGCGCAGAACAAATCAAGAAAATCTACACGAGAAGAAATTACACCCGAATGGTTCGGGAAAGAGGAACGCGCCGTCCCTGTTGCGCGAGTATCAGACATTGACATCGAACGTGAACGACAGCAACTACTACAGGAGTTGAGAGGAGAGAAAACGGTATGA
- a CDS encoding MBL fold metallo-hydrolase, protein MMNIRTIATGSTGNCYLIDDGQTRLLIELGIQFKKIQRALNYETTKIAASLISHSHQDHCKGVQGALDASMDVYVSEATKNEIGIEHNRIRRFENKKQFRVGTFTILPFDVKHDVENHGFLIQSDAGARLLFATDTYYVKYRFKNVTHLMIECNYSDALLERNVSSGRVHEFLSRRIRASHFSLENVLEFLKANDLSRVQEIHLLHLSDTNSDEELFKRTVQQATGKLVIVP, encoded by the coding sequence CTGATGAACATCCGAACAATCGCTACAGGATCCACAGGAAACTGCTACTTAATTGACGATGGACAAACCCGGCTCTTAATTGAGCTGGGGATCCAGTTTAAAAAGATTCAACGGGCATTAAACTATGAAACTACGAAAATAGCAGCATCTTTAATCAGTCACAGTCACCAAGACCATTGTAAAGGTGTGCAGGGTGCACTTGATGCTTCGATGGATGTTTACGTGTCAGAGGCAACTAAGAACGAAATAGGGATAGAGCATAACCGAATTAGGCGGTTTGAAAACAAGAAGCAGTTCAGAGTTGGAACGTTTACTATTTTACCTTTTGATGTGAAGCACGATGTCGAGAATCACGGCTTTCTGATTCAAAGTGATGCAGGCGCTCGCTTACTCTTCGCTACTGACACTTATTACGTCAAGTATAGGTTCAAAAACGTCACTCATTTGATGATTGAGTGCAACTATTCCGATGCTCTTCTCGAGCGGAACGTGTCGAGCGGTCGAGTACATGAGTTCCTAAGCAGACGAATAAGAGCTTCACATTTCAGCTTAGAAAACGTTTTGGAATTTCTGAAAGCTAACGATTTATCGCGAGTCCAAGAGATTCATTTGCTTCACTTAAGTGACACCAACAGCGATGAAGAACTATTCAAAAGAACGGTGCAACAAGCGACTGGAAAGCTTGTAATAGTACCTTAA
- a CDS encoding recombinase RecT, translating into MTNQIQQTQSQAPAETNKQNALVTKVAEKVQSMVENNQINIPENYSIVNAVQAAYFKLTEVDFKKKTSLIDSATPDSVAFSLQDMAIQALSVAKNQGYFIVYGDKMQFTRSYHGTQAVIKRMSGVKDIWANVIWKGETFDVEYNERGQLAFKAHQVDWKAATGNKDDIEGAYCIIERDDGVQFLTVMTMDEIKTSWSQSSMATVQNKYPQEMAKRTVINRASKAFINTSDDSDLFIGAINRTTENEFENERKEVNPEYEIRQNANTEELDIQPEPQVIEMPVKNPKKEPVQKQEESEQQTIFEQPTQPTTNGPGF; encoded by the coding sequence ATGACAAATCAAATACAGCAAACGCAAAGCCAAGCGCCAGCCGAAACGAACAAACAAAACGCACTCGTGACCAAGGTTGCCGAAAAAGTCCAAAGCATGGTTGAAAACAACCAAATCAACATTCCGGAAAACTACTCAATCGTCAATGCGGTTCAAGCAGCATATTTCAAATTAACGGAAGTGGATTTCAAAAAGAAAACATCATTAATCGACAGCGCAACACCCGATAGTGTCGCTTTCTCTTTGCAAGACATGGCAATCCAAGCATTGAGTGTCGCAAAGAATCAAGGTTACTTCATCGTTTACGGCGACAAAATGCAATTCACTCGATCTTATCACGGAACACAAGCAGTCATTAAGCGAATGAGTGGCGTTAAAGACATCTGGGCGAACGTCATTTGGAAGGGTGAAACGTTTGACGTTGAATACAACGAGCGTGGACAACTAGCCTTTAAAGCTCACCAAGTAGATTGGAAGGCGGCTACAGGCAACAAGGATGATATCGAAGGCGCTTACTGCATCATCGAACGGGACGACGGCGTACAGTTCCTAACAGTTATGACGATGGATGAAATTAAAACATCATGGTCGCAATCAAGCATGGCAACAGTACAAAACAAATACCCGCAGGAAATGGCGAAGAGAACTGTCATTAACCGGGCATCCAAGGCATTCATAAACACTTCGGACGATAGCGATCTGTTTATCGGTGCAATTAATCGTACTACTGAAAATGAGTTCGAGAATGAGCGTAAAGAGGTTAACCCTGAGTACGAAATTCGACAGAATGCTAATACCGAGGAGTTAGATATTCAGCCAGAACCACAGGTTATCGAAATGCCAGTTAAAAATCCTAAAAAGGAACCGGTGCAGAAGCAGGAAGAATCAGAACAACAAACTATATTCGAACAGCCAACACAACCAACAACAAACGGACCAGGCTTCTGA
- a CDS encoding AAA family ATPase — MMKEIKLMKLTLKNFKGVKDFSLEVNGNDVSVYGDNATGKTTLYDAFLWLLFNKNSRNQAKFSIKTITPEGQEMNNLEHEVEASFLVDGQPLTLKKVLFEDWTQKRGALEKTFKGNTNDYFIDDVPTPEKQYNTAIKNLVDEEVFKLLTSPTYFNEQFKWEKRREILLEITGDLTDQEVIDANKTLQELTGILNGKKIEDHKKIIAAKKKKINDEIKSIPTRISEINNLLPAGNIDVPSIEKEIAGIEKEIDGHTAQISNIKNGSAIVGKQQELQQVALDLESIKRELEADSIEKANKVNAKIQEEQSNISILKRKKEDEEYQVKRNNEEFESIENKLVPLREEYSVLEASKFTHEIECVCPTCEQDLPADQVAVAKEKALTAFNLKKSHRLEEIQELGKAGAEKKAELLAQNKKLANTATSTQSEIDAKQIVIAKLEAELETLREDVKGARQDARYQENIQRQTKLNEEIKALQENAENAVVGIENEVATLRAKRSELNQQIAQQAHFESSIKRIAELEAKQEQLAKDFENVEKELFLVEEFTRIKVEMLDEKINSKFKYARFKLTHKQVDGTLVDVCETTYNGVPYGSGLNNAAKINVGLDIIQTLSEHYGFRVPVFIDNAEAVTRLTDMDAQVISLVVSEKDKQLRIETLTNDMKEAI, encoded by the coding sequence ATGATGAAAGAAATTAAATTGATGAAACTAACTCTTAAGAACTTCAAAGGAGTAAAGGATTTCTCGCTAGAGGTCAACGGTAACGACGTGAGTGTCTATGGTGACAACGCAACAGGTAAAACGACTTTGTACGATGCATTCCTTTGGCTTTTGTTTAATAAAAACAGCCGAAACCAAGCGAAGTTTTCCATCAAGACCATTACGCCGGAAGGTCAAGAAATGAACAACTTGGAACACGAGGTTGAAGCTTCATTTCTAGTAGATGGACAACCCCTCACTTTGAAAAAGGTTCTTTTCGAGGATTGGACTCAAAAGCGTGGGGCGCTAGAAAAAACGTTTAAAGGCAATACAAACGACTATTTCATTGATGATGTGCCGACGCCGGAAAAACAGTACAATACAGCGATTAAAAATCTAGTTGATGAAGAGGTTTTCAAACTTCTGACATCACCTACTTATTTCAACGAACAATTCAAATGGGAAAAGCGCCGTGAAATACTACTAGAAATCACTGGCGACTTAACAGACCAAGAAGTCATTGACGCCAACAAAACACTTCAAGAACTGACTGGCATACTGAACGGCAAAAAAATCGAGGACCATAAAAAGATCATTGCTGCTAAAAAGAAAAAAATCAATGATGAAATCAAAAGCATACCTACACGAATTAGCGAGATTAACAACTTGCTACCAGCAGGAAACATTGACGTTCCTTCTATAGAAAAAGAAATTGCGGGTATCGAGAAAGAAATTGATGGCCATACGGCACAAATTAGCAATATCAAGAACGGTTCAGCCATTGTCGGTAAGCAACAGGAACTACAGCAAGTTGCTTTGGACCTCGAATCCATTAAGCGAGAGCTAGAAGCTGACTCAATCGAAAAAGCGAATAAAGTTAATGCAAAAATCCAAGAGGAACAATCAAACATCTCTATTCTCAAACGCAAGAAAGAGGATGAGGAATACCAGGTTAAACGCAATAATGAAGAATTTGAATCAATCGAAAATAAACTTGTTCCTCTTCGTGAGGAATATAGCGTACTTGAAGCATCTAAATTCACTCATGAAATAGAATGCGTTTGTCCAACTTGCGAACAAGACTTGCCGGCGGATCAAGTGGCAGTGGCGAAAGAAAAGGCGTTGACTGCCTTCAATCTTAAAAAATCACATCGATTAGAAGAAATTCAGGAGTTAGGGAAAGCGGGAGCTGAGAAGAAAGCTGAACTACTTGCCCAGAATAAGAAGTTAGCTAATACAGCGACATCTACGCAGTCCGAAATCGACGCGAAGCAGATTGTCATTGCGAAACTTGAAGCTGAACTAGAAACGCTGAGAGAAGATGTTAAGGGCGCTCGTCAAGATGCTCGATACCAAGAAAATATTCAAAGGCAGACTAAGTTGAATGAGGAAATTAAGGCGCTACAAGAAAACGCCGAGAATGCTGTCGTGGGCATCGAAAACGAAGTTGCTACTCTTCGTGCCAAGCGCTCTGAACTCAATCAGCAAATTGCGCAACAGGCCCATTTCGAGTCATCTATCAAGCGAATTGCCGAACTGGAAGCAAAGCAAGAACAACTCGCAAAAGACTTCGAGAATGTTGAAAAAGAATTGTTCCTTGTTGAGGAGTTCACTCGTATCAAAGTAGAAATGTTGGATGAAAAAATCAATAGCAAGTTCAAATATGCACGGTTCAAACTGACTCATAAACAGGTGGATGGAACGTTAGTCGATGTATGCGAAACGACTTACAACGGCGTGCCTTATGGCTCTGGTCTTAACAATGCGGCGAAGATTAATGTCGGCTTAGACATCATCCAGACGCTTTCCGAGCATTACGGATTCAGAGTGCCAGTGTTTATTGATAACGCAGAAGCTGTTACTCGCTTAACTGATATGGATGCACAGGTTATCAGTCTGGTTGTTTCAGAGAAGGACAAGCAGTTACGGATTGAAACGCTGACCAACGACATGAAGGAGGCTATCTAA
- a CDS encoding helix-turn-helix transcriptional regulator: protein MDISFLRETRKRAKLSQEDIAPLMDLPRTAITKLEKGERALKFDEGVKWMQIVGARIQATGTTSLELGVAMVNGVDILALAQTLTQFVGGIIKFI, encoded by the coding sequence ATGGATATCAGTTTTCTTCGGGAGACCAGAAAAAGAGCTAAATTATCGCAAGAAGATATAGCTCCACTTATGGACCTACCGAGAACAGCTATTACCAAATTAGAAAAAGGGGAAAGGGCGCTTAAGTTTGATGAGGGTGTCAAGTGGATGCAGATAGTGGGAGCACGAATACAAGCGACTGGTACTACCTCTTTGGAATTGGGTGTGGCGATGGTAAATGGTGTGGACATATTAGCGCTGGCGCAGACGTTAACTCAATTCGTTGGCGGCATTATCAAATTCATTTAG
- a CDS encoding Rha family transcriptional regulator, with protein sequence MNQLKVVSINGQLVTDSRDVATMVDVQHKHLLADIRKYSEILHGRDLGSEKFFIESTYLNSRNQLQPCYLLTRVGCDMVANKMTGEKGVLFTAAYVTRFEDMEKSLNAPKPLTEKEQLRASLRLSLETSEDVEVLKEDVAVLKDKVENQITLDYGEQRGLQKAVARKVYELEVHEQLRPKLFREIYREIKDRFGVASYKDVKRKDLRAAVNYVNAWIPRKVS encoded by the coding sequence ATGAATCAATTAAAAGTAGTTTCTATTAATGGGCAACTAGTTACAGATAGTCGCGATGTTGCAACGATGGTGGATGTTCAACATAAGCATTTATTGGCAGACATTCGTAAGTATAGCGAGATTCTTCACGGACGAGATCTCGGCAGCGAGAAATTCTTCATTGAAAGTACTTATCTAAACAGCAGAAACCAATTACAACCTTGTTACTTACTCACTCGGGTCGGATGCGACATGGTAGCCAACAAAATGACTGGTGAAAAAGGCGTCCTATTTACAGCTGCATATGTTACTAGATTCGAAGATATGGAGAAGTCGTTAAACGCTCCAAAGCCACTTACTGAAAAAGAACAACTTAGAGCGTCGTTGAGATTAAGCCTTGAAACGTCGGAGGATGTTGAGGTCCTTAAAGAAGATGTGGCAGTACTGAAAGACAAGGTGGAGAATCAGATCACACTGGATTACGGGGAGCAACGGGGATTACAAAAGGCTGTTGCGAGAAAGGTGTACGAGCTAGAAGTGCATGAGCAGCTGAGGCCGAAACTGTTCCGTGAAATCTACAGAGAAATCAAGGACAGGTTCGGGGTTGCTTCTTATAAAGATGTGAAGCGGAAGGATCTTCGAGCTGCAGTGAATTATGTGAATGCTTGGATACCACGTAAAGTTTCGTAA
- a CDS encoding DNA-binding protein — protein sequence MLTVEFDYEKLAEAMRPVVREEIQEMMKSKSESQEWPPLLTVTQLKELFHIKSWKASELMGRPDFPVIREAGVLIHRDKLFEWIDRHTKWVDDNTSYFKVG from the coding sequence ATGCTAACTGTAGAGTTCGACTATGAAAAGCTTGCAGAAGCAATGCGTCCAGTAGTGCGCGAAGAAATACAAGAAATGATGAAGAGTAAATCCGAATCGCAAGAGTGGCCTCCACTGTTGACAGTCACGCAACTGAAAGAACTCTTTCACATTAAATCGTGGAAAGCATCTGAGTTGATGGGGCGTCCAGATTTTCCGGTAATACGAGAGGCGGGTGTGCTGATTCACAGGGACAAGCTGTTCGAATGGATTGACCGGCACACAAAGTGGGTGGACGACAATACAAGTTATTTCAAGGTTGGTTAA
- a CDS encoding helix-turn-helix transcriptional regulator, translating into MSLLRKARLATGLSLEDSAKMVGIPAGYLSQIENGKRQVSSERASQIASVYQVVREEIFLPSRYAVREVSENCKEVV; encoded by the coding sequence ATGAGTTTATTGAGAAAAGCGCGACTAGCGACAGGTCTTAGTTTAGAAGATTCAGCAAAAATGGTAGGGATACCGGCTGGTTATCTTTCGCAAATAGAAAACGGCAAGAGACAAGTTAGTTCTGAAAGAGCTTCGCAAATCGCGTCGGTTTACCAAGTGGTAAGAGAGGAAATTTTTTTACCTAGTCGCTACGCGGTACGCGAAGTTTCAGAAAATTGTAAAGAAGTCGTCTAA
- a CDS encoding helix-turn-helix transcriptional regulator produces the protein MRELRKSKKMTMKEFGERFNLAESTISGYENGTRKPDIDQVRKFADFFEVTTDYILGQTVVNYPETLKEDKSFYMSRIATEFPDIDLMFKDLESLDAEGMKEVYDYIKFKVSQNKK, from the coding sequence TTGAGAGAATTAAGAAAAAGTAAGAAAATGACGATGAAGGAATTCGGAGAAAGGTTTAATCTTGCCGAATCAACTATTTCTGGCTACGAAAACGGAACTAGAAAACCAGACATTGATCAAGTAAGAAAGTTCGCCGACTTTTTCGAAGTGACAACCGATTACATATTAGGTCAAACGGTTGTCAATTACCCAGAAACTCTTAAAGAGGATAAATCTTTTTATATGAGTAGGATTGCAACTGAATTCCCTGACATTGATCTAATGTTTAAGGACCTAGAATCGCTGGATGCTGAAGGAATGAAAGAAGTGTATGATTATATTAAATTTAAGGTAAGTCAAAATAAAAAATAA
- a CDS encoding ImmA/IrrE family metallo-endopeptidase, translated as MYSLLEDYIYDLYKSIGITKPSEMNMLLIAKELNVEIVYKENSFRFDNEIILVRGTAREEWMEFGHEICHFLRHSGNQLNMHPLFMRLQEWQAESFMYHFCVPTFMLRDLDLPRNRKKAIWEIQKAFNVSYEFAEIRLEKFTQQHAYAMLS; from the coding sequence TTGTACTCACTTCTAGAAGATTATATTTATGATTTATATAAGTCTATCGGAATAACAAAACCGTCGGAAATGAACATGCTGCTAATAGCTAAAGAGTTAAACGTCGAGATTGTCTATAAAGAAAACTCGTTTAGGTTTGATAATGAAATAATCCTTGTAAGGGGTACAGCAAGAGAAGAATGGATGGAATTTGGACATGAAATCTGCCATTTTTTACGACACAGCGGTAACCAGCTGAATATGCATCCGTTGTTTATGAGACTACAAGAGTGGCAGGCAGAAAGTTTTATGTATCATTTTTGCGTACCAACATTTATGCTACGTGATTTGGATTTACCACGTAATCGAAAAAAGGCGATTTGGGAGATTCAAAAGGCATTCAATGTGTCATATGAGTTCGCAGAAATTCGACTGGAGAAGTTTACGCAACAGCATGCGTATGCAATGCTTTCATAA
- a CDS encoding tyrosine-type recombinase/integrase — protein sequence MKCVQLDSGVWECVADGPRDPVTNKRNQVRRRGKSKGVAKKKVEEEIKKQEDHGVNSKTNKNATFEHVAWEWFEVYALTGVKDSTIRNRRSSVKVLLRYIASINVANIETRQLQGIFVDLFKKNLSPSLMENAKVTANSIFKYAVEHKIRVDNPVPAVVIPRKKLTVEEIENSTVEEKFFERYELEEFLQMTLTEGLPNDKEWFYLLAFTGLRVGELCALKWTDINFDENTIRITKTLDMPDHNMRKFKLTPPKTMAAIRTIDVDESILAMLKTHKVLQAKIKLSTRKGIEDYHEGNFVFCRQNGYPYSSRFIYDRIIRLIKKTSITKIEGPHILRHTHITMLTEAKVDLKTIMDRVGHEDSKTTMDIYTHVTENMKEDATAKIKNRYGDILNLTVPKGNVIDM from the coding sequence ATGAAATGCGTACAGTTGGATAGCGGTGTTTGGGAATGCGTTGCTGATGGTCCTAGGGATCCTGTGACGAATAAAAGAAACCAGGTTCGTAGGCGCGGAAAATCGAAAGGGGTCGCTAAAAAGAAGGTCGAGGAAGAGATTAAAAAGCAAGAGGATCACGGTGTTAACAGCAAGACCAACAAGAACGCTACGTTTGAGCATGTCGCGTGGGAATGGTTTGAAGTATACGCCTTGACTGGCGTGAAAGATAGCACTATCAGGAACCGTAGGTCGTCCGTTAAAGTGTTGTTAAGATACATCGCTAGTATAAATGTAGCGAATATCGAAACTCGACAACTGCAAGGGATTTTTGTTGATTTATTTAAGAAAAACCTATCGCCATCTTTGATGGAGAATGCAAAGGTGACCGCAAATTCTATTTTCAAGTATGCGGTTGAACATAAAATTAGGGTGGATAATCCAGTACCAGCTGTTGTTATCCCGAGAAAGAAATTGACGGTTGAGGAAATTGAAAATTCGACAGTTGAAGAAAAATTCTTTGAACGCTATGAATTAGAGGAGTTTTTGCAGATGACTTTAACTGAGGGATTGCCAAACGATAAAGAATGGTTTTATTTGCTCGCGTTTACCGGATTACGGGTTGGAGAACTTTGCGCTTTAAAATGGACAGACATTAATTTTGATGAAAATACAATTCGAATTACCAAGACATTAGATATGCCAGACCATAATATGAGGAAGTTTAAATTAACACCTCCAAAAACAATGGCCGCCATTCGCACGATCGATGTGGATGAAAGTATCCTAGCGATGCTAAAAACTCATAAAGTACTGCAAGCGAAAATTAAACTTAGTACACGAAAAGGTATAGAGGACTATCACGAGGGTAATTTTGTGTTTTGTCGACAAAATGGATATCCGTATTCTAGTCGCTTTATTTACGATCGGATTATCCGACTTATCAAAAAGACAAGCATTACGAAAATTGAAGGGCCACACATATTGCGCCATACCCATATAACGATGCTCACAGAAGCTAAAGTGGATTTAAAAACGATTATGGACAGGGTTGGTCACGAGGACTCGAAAACGACGATGGACATCTACACGCACGTTACAGAGAATATGAAAGAAGATGCCACCGCGAAGATTAAAAATCGCTACGGTGACATCTTAAATTTAACTGTTCCCAAGGGAAATGTGATAGATATGTGA
- a CDS encoding NAD(P)/FAD-dependent oxidoreductase: MRKLVLLGAGYGNMRIMLRLLTKDLPDDIEITLVDRTPFHSLKTEFYGLAAGTVSDSEVRVALPIHDRLKVVGGEIIEIRPDEKCVYLDDGVQIKYDELVIGLGCEDNYHDVPGAAEYTYSIQTIGKSRIAHERILGFGSGATIGIVGAGLSGIELASELRESRPDLNIKLFDRSPRILRDFPERLSNYVKGWFDDHNVDVVSNSNITRVEPNALYNHEETIPVDAVVWTAGIRPVAAVKNIDTEKDSSGRVVLNMYHQLPAFNDVYIVGDCASLPYAPSAQVAEEQAEQIVKVLRLVWSGEALPDKMPEIKLKGFLGSLGKKQGFAYLADRTVTGRIARLLKSGVLWMYKWHNG, encoded by the coding sequence ATGAGAAAACTTGTACTACTTGGTGCTGGATACGGTAATATGCGTATTATGCTGCGTTTATTGACGAAGGATCTTCCAGATGATATTGAAATTACACTTGTCGATCGGACCCCTTTCCACAGTTTAAAAACGGAATTTTATGGACTTGCGGCTGGGACAGTGTCGGATTCTGAGGTCCGCGTTGCATTGCCTATCCACGACAGATTGAAAGTGGTTGGTGGTGAAATTATTGAAATTAGACCAGATGAAAAATGTGTCTATCTCGATGATGGCGTACAGATTAAGTATGATGAGCTCGTCATTGGACTTGGATGTGAGGACAATTATCATGATGTACCAGGGGCCGCTGAGTACACGTATAGTATCCAAACAATTGGCAAGTCAAGAATCGCACATGAAAGAATTCTTGGTTTTGGATCAGGTGCTACAATCGGAATTGTTGGTGCTGGTTTAAGCGGTATTGAACTAGCTAGTGAATTACGTGAAAGTAGACCTGACTTGAACATTAAATTATTTGATCGTAGCCCACGAATTTTGCGTGATTTCCCTGAGCGACTTAGTAATTATGTCAAAGGCTGGTTTGACGATCACAATGTAGACGTTGTGTCGAATTCTAATATTACAAGAGTAGAGCCAAACGCGTTGTATAATCATGAAGAAACAATTCCGGTCGATGCGGTTGTGTGGACAGCGGGTATTCGTCCCGTTGCAGCTGTCAAAAACATTGACACTGAAAAAGATAGTTCAGGTCGTGTGGTGCTTAATATGTATCACCAGTTGCCTGCGTTTAACGATGTTTATATCGTAGGGGACTGTGCTTCATTGCCTTACGCTCCTAGTGCTCAGGTTGCTGAGGAGCAGGCTGAACAAATCGTCAAAGTATTACGCTTAGTATGGAGTGGCGAAGCATTGCCGGACAAGATGCCAGAGATCAAGCTAAAAGGCTTCCTCGGCTCTTTAGGAAAGAAACAAGGCTTTGCCTATCTTGCGGATCGCACCGTCACAGGACGTATTGCAAGGCTATTAAAATCGGGCGTGCTGTGGATGTATAAATGGCATAATGGTTAA
- a CDS encoding YuzB family protein — MNPIVEFCISNIANGSQETFETLEKDPNLDVLEYGCLSYCTKCMETLYAVVNGEVVEADTPEELTKRIYQFIEDNPLF; from the coding sequence ATGAATCCGATTGTCGAGTTTTGTATAAGCAATATTGCAAATGGTTCACAAGAAACTTTCGAGACATTGGAAAAAGATCCAAATCTAGACGTTCTTGAATACGGCTGTTTAAGCTATTGTACAAAATGTATGGAAACACTTTACGCAGTTGTTAATGGTGAAGTTGTCGAAGCCGACACACCCGAGGAACTGACTAAACGTATCTATCAATTCATCGAAGACAATCCGCTCTTTTGA
- a CDS encoding TIGR01457 family HAD-type hydrolase: MDHYKAICLDLDGTVYRGVEPIPEAVSFIASTQARGVEPYFITNNSSMTRQQLQEKLASFGIRTDTAHIMTSAIAVAKYCEANYPGASVMMIGEKGLEEALLLEGIELTDDNPDVVVMGIDRAITYAKLANACLAIRAGAHFVATNSDQAFPTEKGLVPGNGSFVKLMESATGKTPVFVGKPESDMLGFIQQEKGYRKEEMIMVGDNYDTDIQAGIRFGIDTLHVAGGVSSTKDVLLKEQPPTYHLQSLMEWNGI, translated from the coding sequence ATGGATCACTATAAAGCGATTTGTCTCGACTTAGATGGGACGGTATACCGTGGAGTTGAACCGATTCCAGAAGCGGTGTCTTTCATTGCAAGTACTCAAGCACGTGGCGTCGAACCTTATTTTATAACAAATAATTCGTCGATGACACGTCAACAGCTGCAAGAAAAATTGGCTTCATTTGGTATCCGAACAGATACTGCTCATATTATGACTTCTGCTATTGCGGTGGCGAAATATTGCGAGGCAAATTATCCAGGTGCGTCTGTTATGATGATTGGTGAAAAAGGGCTTGAGGAAGCCTTATTATTGGAGGGCATTGAGCTGACGGATGATAATCCAGATGTGGTCGTCATGGGGATTGATCGTGCTATCACGTATGCGAAGTTGGCGAATGCTTGTCTTGCGATACGTGCCGGTGCTCATTTCGTCGCAACAAATAGTGATCAGGCTTTTCCAACGGAGAAAGGGCTTGTTCCAGGCAATGGTTCCTTCGTGAAATTAATGGAGAGCGCAACTGGAAAAACGCCTGTTTTTGTCGGAAAACCAGAATCGGATATGTTAGGTTTTATTCAGCAGGAAAAAGGTTATCGTAAGGAAGAGATGATCATGGTTGGAGATAACTATGATACCGATATTCAGGCCGGAATCCGCTTCGGCATTGACACGCTACATGTAGCAGGCGGCGTCTCATCTACTAAGGATGTACTACTGAAAGAGCAGCCGCCGACGTATCACCTACAATCATTAATGGAATGGAATGGAATATAA